In Afipia sp. GAS231, a single window of DNA contains:
- a CDS encoding SDR family NAD(P)-dependent oxidoreductase has translation MSKPTYPDLKGKIAFVTGGSGGIGAETCRWLAENGVKVAVSGRNKMALDQVVAELTGAGAEAAAIPAECTNGESLERARSDAEKRLGPIDILVAFAGGGTAMPAPVEMTSESDWRSGIDHNLTATFLTLKTFLPGMKVRRSGSILTMASTAGRSSSPASSAYAAAKAGVIMLTRHVAREVGGFNIRANCLSPSAILTERTALHMPEEKRSLIAALHPISRLGTPADVAAAALFLASESASWITGATIDVAGGRLMH, from the coding sequence TTGAGCAAGCCGACGTACCCCGACCTGAAGGGAAAGATAGCGTTCGTCACCGGTGGATCCGGTGGCATTGGCGCGGAGACCTGTCGCTGGTTGGCAGAGAATGGCGTCAAGGTCGCCGTTAGCGGACGCAACAAGATGGCGCTGGACCAGGTTGTTGCTGAATTGACGGGGGCAGGCGCCGAAGCGGCCGCGATCCCGGCGGAATGCACAAATGGGGAATCGCTGGAGCGTGCGCGGAGTGATGCAGAAAAACGCCTGGGGCCAATAGACATTCTTGTCGCATTCGCAGGCGGCGGTACTGCCATGCCCGCGCCAGTCGAAATGACCTCCGAAAGCGATTGGCGGTCTGGCATCGATCACAATCTTACCGCGACTTTTCTGACGCTGAAGACATTCCTTCCCGGCATGAAGGTGAGGCGGTCGGGTTCTATTCTGACGATGGCATCGACCGCTGGCCGGTCCTCCTCACCAGCTTCCTCGGCCTATGCTGCTGCAAAGGCCGGCGTGATCATGTTGACCCGCCATGTGGCACGGGAGGTTGGCGGCTTCAATATTCGCGCCAACTGTCTCTCGCCTTCCGCTATTCTCACCGAACGCACAGCTTTGCATATGCCTGAAGAGAAGAGATCGCTGATCGCTGCCCTGCACCCGATTTCCCGGCTTGGAACGCCGGCTGACGTTGCGGCCGCCGCACTCTTTCTGGCCTCAGAAAGTGCCTCATGGATCACCGGCGCCACGATCGACGTTGCAGGCGGCAGGTTGATGCACTGA